A window of Heptranchias perlo isolate sHepPer1 chromosome 27, sHepPer1.hap1, whole genome shotgun sequence contains these coding sequences:
- the rbbp5 gene encoding retinoblastoma-binding protein 5 isoform X3 produces the protein MNLELLESFGQNYPEEADGTLDCISMALTCTFNRWGTLLAVGCNDGRIVIWDFLTRGIAKIISAHIHPVCSLCWSRDGHKLVSASTDNIVSLWDVLSGDCDQRFRFPSPVLKVQFHPRDQNRVLVCPMKCAPVLLTLSDSKHVVLPVDDDSDLNVVASFDRRGEYIYTGNAKGKILVLKTDTQELVASFRVTTGTSNTTAIKSIEFARKGSCFLINTADRIIRVYDGREILTCGRDGEPEPMQKLQDLVNRTPWKKCCFSGDGEYICAGSARQHALYIWEKSIGNLVKILHGTRGELLLDVAWHPVRPIIASISSGVVSIWAQNQVENWSAFAPDFKELDENVEYEERESEFDIEDEDKSEPEQIGGDAAEDEEVDVTSVDPIAAFCSSDEEFEDCKALLYLPISPEVEDPEENPYGPPPEAVQNSGTDDMSNPEKKRQALTDGSQPPKKKPKMTNIELQGVPSDEVHPLLGVKGDGKSKKKQAGRPKGTKGGGVISDLL, from the exons atgaACTTGGAACTACTCG AGTCCTTTGGACAGAACTACCCAGAG gaggcaGATGGAACCCTGGACTGTATTAGCATGGCCCTCACTTGTACCTTTAACAGGTGGGGTACGCTGCTCGCTGTGGGGTGCAACGATGGACGCATCGTCATTTGGGACTTCCTGACGAGGGGTATCGCCAAAATCATCAGCGCACACATACATCCAGTGTGCTCGTTATG TTGGAGTCGAGACGGGCATAAACTAGTTAGTGCTTCAACCGATAACATAGTATCGCTGTGGGACGTTCTGTCTGGAGACTGTGACCAGAGGTTCCGTTTTCCCTCGCCCGTCCTCAAAGTGCAGTTCCATCCCAGAGATCA GAACAGGGTCCTCGTCTGCCCGATGAAGTGTGCACCAGTGTTGCTAACCCTCTCTGACTCAAAGCACGTGGTTCTACCTGTAGATGATGATTCTGATCTTAATGTCGTGGCATCTTTTGACCGACGAGGAGAGTATATTTACACCGGGAATGCCAAGGGAAAG ATCTTGGTCCTAAAGACTGATACACAAGAGCTGGTAGCTTCATTCCGAGTCACAACTGGCACCAGCAACACCACAGCTATTAAATCTATCGAATTTGCAAGGAAAGGGAG TTGTTTCCTAATAAACACGGCAGACAGAATCATTCGAGTCTACGATGGTCGGGAAATTTTAACGTGTGGGCGTGATGGGGAGCCTGAACCGATGCAGAAACTGCAGGACTTGGTGAACAG GACGCCCTGGAAGAAGTGTTGTTTCTCTGGTGATGGGGAGTACATCTGCGCTGGTTCGGCACGACAACATGCACTTTACATCTGGGAGAAGAGCATAGGAAACCTGGTGAAGATTTTGCACGGCACACGGGGGGAGCTACTGCTGGATGTAGCA TGGCACCCTGTCCGACCGATCATTGCTTCGATATCCAGTGGGGTCGTGTCCATTTGGGCTCAGAATCAAGTG GAAAACTGGAGTGCATTTGCTCCGGACTTCAAAGAGTTAGACGAGAATGTTGAATAtgaagagagagaatcagagtttgATATTGAAGATGAAGATAAGAGCGAGCCAGAGCAGATTG GTGGAGATGCAGCCGAGGATGAAGAGGTCGATGTCACATCCGTGGACCCTATCGCTGCTTTCTGTAGCAG CGATGAAGAGTTTGAAGACTGCAAAGCCCTTCTCTACCTCCCAATATCCCCGGAAGTGGAAGATCCTGAAGAGAATCCCTACGGACCTCCCCCTGAAGCAGTACAG AATTCTGGAACTGACGACATGAGCAACCCAGAGAAAAAACGTCAGGCGTTGACTGATGGATCGCAGCCACCAAAGAAGAAACCCAAGATGACCAATATTGAGCTACAAGGAGTACCATCTGATG AAGTTCACCCACTGCTGGGTGTGAAGGGCGATGGCAAGTCGAAGAAAAAGCAAGCGGGCCGACCAAAAGGAACGAAAG GAGGAGGTGTTATTTCAGACCTGCTGTGA
- the rbbp5 gene encoding retinoblastoma-binding protein 5 isoform X2, which yields MNLELLESFGQNYPEEADGTLDCISMALTCTFNRWGTLLAVGCNDGRIVIWDFLTRGIAKIISAHIHPVCSLCWSRDGHKLVSASTDNIVSLWDVLSGDCDQRFRFPSPVLKVQFHPRDQNRVLVCPMKCAPVLLTLSDSKHVVLPVDDDSDLNVVASFDRRGEYIYTGNAKGKILVLKTDTQELVASFRVTTGTSNTTAIKSIEFARKGSCFLINTADRIIRVYDGREILTCGRDGEPEPMQKLQDLVNRTPWKKCCFSGDGEYICAGSARQHALYIWEKSIGNLVKILHGTRGELLLDVAWHPVRPIIASISSGVVSIWAQNQVENWSAFAPDFKELDENVEYEERESEFDIEDEDKSEPEQIGGDAAEDEEVDVTSVDPIAAFCSSDEEFEDCKALLYLPISPEVEDPEENPYGPPPEAVQNSGTDDMSNPEKKRQALTDGSQPPKKKPKMTNIELQGVPSDEVHPLLGVKGDGKSKKKQAGRPKGTKEQYRLNPLLHSNWMDR from the exons atgaACTTGGAACTACTCG AGTCCTTTGGACAGAACTACCCAGAG gaggcaGATGGAACCCTGGACTGTATTAGCATGGCCCTCACTTGTACCTTTAACAGGTGGGGTACGCTGCTCGCTGTGGGGTGCAACGATGGACGCATCGTCATTTGGGACTTCCTGACGAGGGGTATCGCCAAAATCATCAGCGCACACATACATCCAGTGTGCTCGTTATG TTGGAGTCGAGACGGGCATAAACTAGTTAGTGCTTCAACCGATAACATAGTATCGCTGTGGGACGTTCTGTCTGGAGACTGTGACCAGAGGTTCCGTTTTCCCTCGCCCGTCCTCAAAGTGCAGTTCCATCCCAGAGATCA GAACAGGGTCCTCGTCTGCCCGATGAAGTGTGCACCAGTGTTGCTAACCCTCTCTGACTCAAAGCACGTGGTTCTACCTGTAGATGATGATTCTGATCTTAATGTCGTGGCATCTTTTGACCGACGAGGAGAGTATATTTACACCGGGAATGCCAAGGGAAAG ATCTTGGTCCTAAAGACTGATACACAAGAGCTGGTAGCTTCATTCCGAGTCACAACTGGCACCAGCAACACCACAGCTATTAAATCTATCGAATTTGCAAGGAAAGGGAG TTGTTTCCTAATAAACACGGCAGACAGAATCATTCGAGTCTACGATGGTCGGGAAATTTTAACGTGTGGGCGTGATGGGGAGCCTGAACCGATGCAGAAACTGCAGGACTTGGTGAACAG GACGCCCTGGAAGAAGTGTTGTTTCTCTGGTGATGGGGAGTACATCTGCGCTGGTTCGGCACGACAACATGCACTTTACATCTGGGAGAAGAGCATAGGAAACCTGGTGAAGATTTTGCACGGCACACGGGGGGAGCTACTGCTGGATGTAGCA TGGCACCCTGTCCGACCGATCATTGCTTCGATATCCAGTGGGGTCGTGTCCATTTGGGCTCAGAATCAAGTG GAAAACTGGAGTGCATTTGCTCCGGACTTCAAAGAGTTAGACGAGAATGTTGAATAtgaagagagagaatcagagtttgATATTGAAGATGAAGATAAGAGCGAGCCAGAGCAGATTG GTGGAGATGCAGCCGAGGATGAAGAGGTCGATGTCACATCCGTGGACCCTATCGCTGCTTTCTGTAGCAG CGATGAAGAGTTTGAAGACTGCAAAGCCCTTCTCTACCTCCCAATATCCCCGGAAGTGGAAGATCCTGAAGAGAATCCCTACGGACCTCCCCCTGAAGCAGTACAG AATTCTGGAACTGACGACATGAGCAACCCAGAGAAAAAACGTCAGGCGTTGACTGATGGATCGCAGCCACCAAAGAAGAAACCCAAGATGACCAATATTGAGCTACAAGGAGTACCATCTGATG AAGTTCACCCACTGCTGGGTGTGAAGGGCGATGGCAAGTCGAAGAAAAAGCAAGCGGGCCGACCAAAAGGAACGAAAG AACAATACCGGCTCAATCCTCTACTGCATTCAAATTGGATGGATCGCTAA
- the rbbp5 gene encoding retinoblastoma-binding protein 5 isoform X1, which yields MNLELLESFGQNYPEEADGTLDCISMALTCTFNRWGTLLAVGCNDGRIVIWDFLTRGIAKIISAHIHPVCSLCWSRDGHKLVSASTDNIVSLWDVLSGDCDQRFRFPSPVLKVQFHPRDQNRVLVCPMKCAPVLLTLSDSKHVVLPVDDDSDLNVVASFDRRGEYIYTGNAKGKILVLKTDTQELVASFRVTTGTSNTTAIKSIEFARKGSCFLINTADRIIRVYDGREILTCGRDGEPEPMQKLQDLVNRTPWKKCCFSGDGEYICAGSARQHALYIWEKSIGNLVKILHGTRGELLLDVAWHPVRPIIASISSGVVSIWAQNQVENWSAFAPDFKELDENVEYEERESEFDIEDEDKSEPEQIGGDAAEDEEVDVTSVDPIAAFCSSDEEFEDCKALLYLPISPEVEDPEENPYGPPPEAVQNSGTDDMSNPEKKRQALTDGSQPPKKKPKMTNIELQGVPSDEVHPLLGVKGDGKSKKKQAGRPKGTKGKEKDFIKSKAFKGDRGHPLEGAVKGKELAEVAEPPAGGGVISDLL from the exons atgaACTTGGAACTACTCG AGTCCTTTGGACAGAACTACCCAGAG gaggcaGATGGAACCCTGGACTGTATTAGCATGGCCCTCACTTGTACCTTTAACAGGTGGGGTACGCTGCTCGCTGTGGGGTGCAACGATGGACGCATCGTCATTTGGGACTTCCTGACGAGGGGTATCGCCAAAATCATCAGCGCACACATACATCCAGTGTGCTCGTTATG TTGGAGTCGAGACGGGCATAAACTAGTTAGTGCTTCAACCGATAACATAGTATCGCTGTGGGACGTTCTGTCTGGAGACTGTGACCAGAGGTTCCGTTTTCCCTCGCCCGTCCTCAAAGTGCAGTTCCATCCCAGAGATCA GAACAGGGTCCTCGTCTGCCCGATGAAGTGTGCACCAGTGTTGCTAACCCTCTCTGACTCAAAGCACGTGGTTCTACCTGTAGATGATGATTCTGATCTTAATGTCGTGGCATCTTTTGACCGACGAGGAGAGTATATTTACACCGGGAATGCCAAGGGAAAG ATCTTGGTCCTAAAGACTGATACACAAGAGCTGGTAGCTTCATTCCGAGTCACAACTGGCACCAGCAACACCACAGCTATTAAATCTATCGAATTTGCAAGGAAAGGGAG TTGTTTCCTAATAAACACGGCAGACAGAATCATTCGAGTCTACGATGGTCGGGAAATTTTAACGTGTGGGCGTGATGGGGAGCCTGAACCGATGCAGAAACTGCAGGACTTGGTGAACAG GACGCCCTGGAAGAAGTGTTGTTTCTCTGGTGATGGGGAGTACATCTGCGCTGGTTCGGCACGACAACATGCACTTTACATCTGGGAGAAGAGCATAGGAAACCTGGTGAAGATTTTGCACGGCACACGGGGGGAGCTACTGCTGGATGTAGCA TGGCACCCTGTCCGACCGATCATTGCTTCGATATCCAGTGGGGTCGTGTCCATTTGGGCTCAGAATCAAGTG GAAAACTGGAGTGCATTTGCTCCGGACTTCAAAGAGTTAGACGAGAATGTTGAATAtgaagagagagaatcagagtttgATATTGAAGATGAAGATAAGAGCGAGCCAGAGCAGATTG GTGGAGATGCAGCCGAGGATGAAGAGGTCGATGTCACATCCGTGGACCCTATCGCTGCTTTCTGTAGCAG CGATGAAGAGTTTGAAGACTGCAAAGCCCTTCTCTACCTCCCAATATCCCCGGAAGTGGAAGATCCTGAAGAGAATCCCTACGGACCTCCCCCTGAAGCAGTACAG AATTCTGGAACTGACGACATGAGCAACCCAGAGAAAAAACGTCAGGCGTTGACTGATGGATCGCAGCCACCAAAGAAGAAACCCAAGATGACCAATATTGAGCTACAAGGAGTACCATCTGATG AAGTTCACCCACTGCTGGGTGTGAAGGGCGATGGCAAGTCGAAGAAAAAGCAAGCGGGCCGACCAAAAGGAACGAAAGGTAAAGAGAAAGATTTCATTAAGTCGAAAGCCTTCAAAGGGGACAGAGGTCATCCTCTGGAAGGAGCAGTGAAGGGCAAGGAGTTGGCGGAAGTGGCAGAGCCACCCGCAG GAGGAGGTGTTATTTCAGACCTGCTGTGA